The following nucleotide sequence is from Tribolium castaneum strain GA2 chromosome 5, icTriCast1.1, whole genome shotgun sequence.
TGGGAAATAACCGTATTTCAGGctgaaaaacaaactaaaactatctcaaaaacaatgtCATTATCGATTTATATGGTCAgtttattttagcaaaatctcgTAAAAGACAgagtttagataaaaaaacgTGCTTATAAACATTCAAATAggtaaaaataacaccataTTTGTCCTATTTGGTGATAATTCGCCTCGCTTTTGAcgaattttgaataataattgtatttttggaCCAAAAGCAAGCTTAAAACTGCTTTAGAAAAAACAGGCttaaaaaaggcaaaagtAACACCATTTAAAaccaatttgttaaattatttctacCGAGTGAATCAAACAAAATATAATCAAATTACATGTATTTTAGTGGTCCGAAACATTTAACATaacatcatttaaaaaaatttagtttttaccCCAAATGACGTTCTTAAACATTGAAgaggcaaaaataacaccatttttggTCTAATTTGGTGATAGTTTGATATTTCgcctgttttttttaacgaaaaacaagctaaaaagaaaaagacaaaaatgataaaatatcGATCAAAGTTAATGCTTTTTCTGTGCGTTTTAAAAATACCTTACAGAATACATGcgattttaaagtaaaaacatgtcgaaaagcttaaaaaaagaaaaaaatacaatcaaaGATACAAAACTTCAACcaaatcgtaatttttttgccttaATGTTACCGAAAACTGCGTAAATCGAAcaaattcttatttttgtgacttttacgtGTGTGTCttccaaaataaattagtttggTTAGCTCAGGTCAGATCAAATGAGTTTGATTAAGAAAACAATCAAGTGAAAAAGGCAtggatttttcaaacaatttgatcaaaattttgtgaaagaaactttatttttacttcaaaaatgttCTTTAAGGTAAGTGTTTTGGAAAAACATCTCAAAAAAGTGCTTAGAggctttaaagaaaaaaaaagcaaaccATTTTCAAGTTTCatttcaagtttttaatttatttttgacgaaatttcgttAACACCCTAAAACAAGTGAATCAAGcaaaatacaattaaatacTTTTGGTGGCTTGAAACACACGAAGTAATACCATTTTCGAACAacttaggaattttttcagcaaaatttttcgaaagaaacttaatttttaccCCAAATAAGATTCTTAAATATTCAGGAGGCAAATATAACACCATTTTTGGCCTAACTTATTGGTGATGTTTCTAgtttttaacgaatttttgtgaaataactactgaaaaacgagctaaaacgcccaaaaaagacaaaaactgATGTAATTATCgatttaatttggtgatttttattatgCGATGTTAACATAAAAACCTGTAAGAgcttaaaaaagataaaaatacaatttcaaTCCaactttaaagttttttgctttattatttattcactAAAAACGACGTGTAGTGTGACAAGATCTCTTAGTCtctggttaaaaaaaaacaaatgaagttCCGATCTAGTTACGGATTTGTCAgccagtttaattaaaaatttgtaaaagaaaCCTTTTTCTTATATATTCCGAAAAAGTGCTTAAACGGCTTAAACAtggtaatttttgtgtttttaattaaattttgtaaaatatataatCGCAATTTTTGTTCACAAACGCACTAAAGCACATAAAGGTAGTAAAAATAGTGGCATTTCCGAGTCAATGTAGTgctttttcggcttattttagttaaatcaaatcaaaagtcaaataatttacgtttaaataatttacttacatgttttaaaaatgcaaaaacagtTATAGTGACTTTTGAATCGGTTCAGCAAACTCCAACAAAGAAAAAGgaattttttactcaaaaaatcggcttaaatgttaaaaaaaacaccttTTTCGAACTAATATGAGGATTTGTGGTCCAATTTACTATTTATTGtatcaataattaaaatattcctcgacgcaatgaaaaaaaagctttattttactaaacacAACATTACTTACGTCACCATAAAGAAGTTTCAGCAGAGTACTTTTTCCGGCACCGTTCGGTCCAACAAGGGCCAGCCTCGTGTCCAAATCAATcccaaattccaaatttctATAAATCCAAGGACCGTCATCACTATACCGAAAACTAACATTTTGTACCATGATGACGGGCGGCGGAATTTTTCCACAACTAGGGAAATAAAACGTAACGATTTTATCACTGACTACTTTTTCAGTTAGACCAGCAGCGACCATTTTGGCTAGAGTTTTTTCCTTAGATTGAGCTTGACGGGCTAATTTAGCCGAACCGTGTCCAAACCTTGCAATATAATTCTGCAGCGAAAAATAAGAATTGAAAATcgcaacaaatttattttaccttcatatggtTGATCTGGTCTTGTTCCCAATTGTATTGCTTCATTTGATTCTCTAGCAACTCCATGCGAGTTCGAACAAAAGCGTCATAATTACCAGTATAGTACTTCAAGCGTTTTTTATTAACGTGGATAATGTTTGTGCAAACGCCGTTTAGGAAATCCTGTGAGTgcgaaattaaaaccaaaattctCTTATAACTGAAAATGTCCGCATTGAGAAATTGATTGATGATCAAGTGGTGCAATTTTTACTGTTTGAGTTCCTCTTCAAGCCATACACAAGCGTCAAGATCGAGATGATTGGTCGGTTCGTCCAAAAGTAACAAATGAGGTTTGACGTAAAGAGCGCGAGCTAACGCTATCCTCATTCTCCAGCCACCGCTGAAGTCCTTGGTCTTCTTACTTTGCATTTCTTTGGTGAAGCCCAAACCGTGGAGGATGTTGGCTGCACGGGCTTCGGCCGTGTCAGCCGAAATCTCGTCCAGACGCTCGTAGATGTCCATGAGTTGCTCCTGCGATTCTGGTTCAAGCAACGCAAAAATAAGCACCGAAAACTAGTCAATTCATTAGGCGTTAATAcacaatttttagaaaaaaattccaaacagTTGGTTTATAAAATGCTTCattacaattaatatttattgtgatttaataattttttaataaattttacttattaCAGTTTAAAGCACGAACGAGCGATAACGAGTGAGTGCCtttaatacataataatagtaattaaataaattaataatcgcACATTAACAAATGAGtggattataaaattttttcgatgACCGCAAACTCTTATTCTGGtgtgaaaatttgaaattaatattgTACTAAATCAAAACCAATTTCATTTAACTTCAGTTTCAACCTTGATACGTGTCATTAAAAGTTACTATAAATTATAGCAATAAAAAAGGGTGGAAATTTGGTAATAATCAATTGTGGGTCATTCAAAAGCAGTAAAGTGTAATGTGTGTAATATTTCTAATAGCGGCGGTGTTTTCAGTAAATTTTGTCTAATATAAAGTTGCAACGAGCCAAGGCGATGAGTTTTATAGCGTTTTTTTAAGACTCATAAACCCCACAGAGcaggaattaattttttaaacattataaagTGTATCAATGACGTCTATAAATATACAGGATGTACACAAAATGGCGCAAAAACTCTTAGTACATTATACCACATGTTCCATCAAACTCCAggggaaaatttaaaaaaatctacctCAATTATTCTTAAGACCAAGTTCCTCTACTCTTACATCAACggaactaaaaattatttatagcaatcataaacaataaattttaaaagttctGATTTTTATATCCAGAAAGCTAGAAAATTGATCTCGTAACAtagtaaaaacaaatttctagTTAAAACACTCAAGCACTGACGATGTTGGCAACTTTACCAAACAGTTTtgtgtttgttaaaaatgattatggttttttatttcattttttagagGTTTCTTGAAACGTTTCCTATAACTTTACTAGAGAGCTTATGCGCTATTttgtacagggtgagtcaatagtggattatttctgatttttttttaatatgcaaccaacaatactgATTCCAGCTGATCAGACCGGTggtcgttatttttttttaaattaatccacgattacattgttttgggtattgtcaaatttttcttcagatttgctaaaattttattatgaactactattatttaagagataaaaaaccaatgttgattcaattaattaatgtttttaaaaattaacgaaGTGTTaagtacaattattatttttggttgcatcttaggacATGTCAGAAGTAACCcgctattgactcaccctgtataacgctgtatatcattttttagaaaagatcatttattatttattaatattgatattaaaaaacggacaatgaaaaaaatatttattcataaTTAATCAATCttgaatgaaataaattaatgaaaacttcTGTTATTGAACTCATTACAAagataaatcatttttattaaacataaaataaaacaaatttctgtTATCACTgatatcaataatttttcatagttttcttcttggatttttgccattttttttttttcatcacgtAAATATATCTACctttaaaataacagttttaTCTGGGGTTTTAAAAGACACGTAATCATTTCTTTTCTCtagtttctttatttatttatttattttgtattcaaTTTGCCTGTTTATTGCAATGGCGATCACTGCCTGATATTCAGTAACaagaacaaacatttttttctttatttgcattcaattactatttatattaaatattacttGTTTATCATTATAAAAGCAGAAAATGCCGTTTTGAtctttgttacaaaaaaagtaataaatgagTCCATGATAAACAATAGCTATTTGTATACCAAGGGGGGAAAGTCATGGTATCTCTCCCGAAATTGAATTAAGTCTCCAGTGGTATacatatgattttttcagcgTCTTCCATCAGAAAATATCGTTTTTCACCTTCCAAACATTCCATGACATAACGTTATTTCCTCAGAGGAAAATGTGAGAggaaagtactttttttcctCCTAAGGGAGGAAAATACTTTCATGGCATATTTGGACGgtgaaaaatgatattttctgATAGGctcgataaaaaatattaacagagAATTTTAGGTACACTGCTTTTCCAAAATTACTTCCCAAAGAACAGATTTGTTCTAGACAAGTTTTGAAATTGATTCTCAGAGTGGTTTTAAATACGGCCCACATTTAATAACTGTTACAGATTATTAATATTCCCTCACTTGTTAAGCACTGGTGGCTGCTCTGTCGCTGTTTATTACAGAGTACGATTTTATCTCgccaattaaataataaacgtagTACTCAGTTATAGTTTGcgttaaataattactttcagttcactttcataaaaactatTGTGGTTGAAATAGCTTATtcttggcattaacttttatgaGTTGTCATGGGAACAGGTTAGTCCTTTGCACcacaaaataaatagaaagtagaataAAACAATAGTGTTTTAGAGAACTAAAAGTCAGCGTCAGAATAGTTTCGGGAGCATTATCACATTTTAAATGCTTTATCATTTAATTGAAATGAATGTTTAAGGAACTATTAgccctaaataaaataaataaaattcagaaatCTTACGTTATAAAACCgtttgatattaaaaaaatgagaacattacaactttgaaaaacaagaaaatcgtAATTTCATATCTTTGAAAACTCTaggtttataattataaacaacATCTACTTATTCATCGAACGTATCTTCAAAAGCATtgacaaataaacaaattgtATTTCTGTTTATGCAAGAGTCGATATCTTTAACAAGAAGTCGTTTGTAgagcacttatttttttacacatttttgttctagaaatcataaaaatttccattagttaatatttttaatttttttaaataaaataatattttattaatataaatatttctcattgattaatatttattatttataataaattgtagaaaaaatctgaaaaaattagaaggcatacagaaagaaataaagcaaaaaaatcgcaaacgctgatttttgtgtgattattaaaatgaattattattagttattagtgatttattacagtatctacttaaataaattacttcaatcatcacaaataacactttctttcaatatttattccttttaagtcaataaaattatcCAGAGATCTCAATACAATGCCACTACCTTGTGaacagtttatttatttattttattttattttatattatatattatttattttattttatattatatatttatttattttatttattattttataaaatttattttttttactccaaaataaaactaatttaaaaaaaagttttacattattactCTCCACAATCTATACCATGAATCGCAATAAATACTGAAACTTTTAGCttgcatttgaagaaaacgcaatTCAAAGAGTGATCTTCAAACCAGTGTATTTTTGTAAGGAAGCCCCCAATCTATATTTAGACTACTGAAGTGATTCTCGACAATGCTCTGAACTcggaattcgccaattttaAGACAGCATGTATaacttgtaaaataaaacaatagtaAAAACTTAATGGTGCAGAATTTAccttgattttatttttatgacacCATAAAAATATCCAATTTCTTTATGCAACATTCTCACTCTCACAAACGTGTTTATAAAAACTTACCATCATCTTCACACGCCACCAATTCCTCGGCCAGCTTCTCCAGCCTCACCCTCTCCTCATCAACTTCCATAACACACTGCAAGGCAGACTTATCCGACGCTGGCATTTCCCTAGTCAAGTGAAAAATATCAATATGTTCAGGAATGGGAACTTCCCTGTTCCCTAATACTGCCAGAATAGTCGACTTTCCTACCAAAAACCAATCAAACCCGACTCTGGCATAAACCCACCAACTTACCACTGCCATTCAGCCCCAACAATCCATACCGTCTCCCGCAATTCAACTCAAGCATAGCGTCTTGCAGCATCTCACATCCGTGAAAAGTAATGGAAAAGTTATCGATTTTGATGTCCCTTGACTTGGGATGGACTGCCAAGCTGCCCGTACAAGCCCTCGCCTCAGCATTCAACCTCGCATCGGCTTCGAGTTTCGCGCAAAGCGCTTCTTCAGCACTCAGCTCGACTGAGCCATTCTGCGAAATGGAATCACCGTTCTGGGACGCAGCTTGCTCTTCGTTCTTGTTGGGGGCCTTCTTTCCGGCTTGACGCGCCTTCGCAGCCCCCTTTTTACGCTGCTGTTCGCGTTTCTTCGCGTCGGAAGGCATGATGACTTAACCTAATAACCAACAAGCGAAATGTACTGACAGTCGTGCGAAATGATTGATTTCTCTTTTTTAAACGGCTTTCAAATAGCACGCTCGAGTTAACATTGTTTTTATGAGGACTGGGGAGGAAAGTTGCGGAAAGTTGAGGAGGTGGCAAAATGACGACTTGTAAAAAGTGTATTTTGCGGTGAATTAAGTCGTGTCGATCTCATTGTACTTACGGGTGAAGTAATTTAAAGAGAGGTTTGcaatttaacacaaatttcACGTGCAACCGCTCACTGAAAGACAGCCGGAAAGAATCTAGGGACTTTCGGCTCGCGCAAATCGAATTTCTGGGGATTTTGCTGATTTTCAGTTCTTGTGTTATTCCATGACGTCATTACGAATTTCCCGCCCGATTAAACGTTTAACTAATAAAAGTAACAAAGAGTTAAAGAgtatttttataacagtttattgtttcgtaaaatataaaagaaaaagcagTCAACAAAACATTACATTTACCTTTTGTAAACAATGAGTCAAGTTTTGATTTGggaaaataaagaataaaagtTTAAGAATCAACAATTAGGTACTTAGAAGTATAACATTTAACATGAATTTTATCAGTGACTGCAATTGCAGTACTTTCTATTGAGAAGCTTTCTAAAACTAATTGTATACCAAGCCTCtgactttgaaattaagttggcaacactaAATCCAAACGTCAGACTTTTGTAGTTTAATTGTGCCAACTTAATTACAGTGACATTTTGCTCAGAAATCCATGGTACCTGCAggtgtggaatttttaaatgagtatatttcattaaacttaagtataaaataaataatttaactaattagAGGCTTAACTATGTACAACTGGGTCAGGTCTAAATGTaaccaattttgaacaaattagaagTTCTATTATAAAATAGCCAAATGAATTGTGTTGCACTAGACTAGTGACAAATTTATTGTCAAAAGAATGCATTAATTAAGCAggaaaagtaatttaaaaaattgtttttgctaTAAAGGCTGGAAACAGAATATACAAgttgattcaaaagtgtccgACAATCTCTCTACAGAacatcaaattaaattaaaacttcaCGGGATAGcttttcaaagttaaattcTTAAGttgtttttgctgtttcaaatcatattttttgtctt
It contains:
- the LOC655357 gene encoding ATP-binding cassette sub-family F member 2, with the translated sequence MPSDAKKREQQRKKGAAKARQAGKKAPNKNEEQAASQNGDSISQNGSVELSAEEALCAKLEADARLNAEARACTGSLAVHPKSRDIKIDNFSITFHGCEMLQDAMLELNCGRRYGLLGLNGSGKSTILAVLGNREVPIPEHIDIFHLTREMPASDKSALQCVMEVDEERVRLEKLAEELVACEDDESQEQLMDIYERLDEISADTAEARAANILHGLGFTKEMQSKKTKDFSGGWRMRIALARALYVKPHLLLLDEPTNHLDLDACVWLEEELKHYKRILVLISHSQDFLNGVCTNIIHVNKKRLKYYTGNYDAFVRTRMELLENQMKQYNWEQDQINHMKNYIARFGHGSAKLARQAQSKEKTLAKMVAAGLTEKVVSDKIVTFYFPSCGKIPPPVIMVQNVSFRYSDDGPWIYRNLEFGIDLDTRLALVGPNGAGKSTLLKLLYGDLVPTEGMIRKNSHLRIARYHQHLHELLDLDLSPLEYMMKSFPEVKEKEEMRKIIGRYGLTGRQQVCPIRQLSDGQRCRVVFAWLAWQAPHLLLFDEPTNHLDMETIDALAEAINDFEGGMVLVSHDFRLISQVANEIWVCEKETCTKWNGTILEYKEHLKSKILKENDKRK